One genomic region from Evansella sp. LMS18 encodes:
- a CDS encoding asparagine synthase-related protein: MSAIAGIFREDESYINPEYTSILLNGLQSYQVDDIQSWHKNNMFLGSIRQWITPESIGEQDPHYDPQRKLAVTADAIIDNREELFNRLQIPLRSRDETSDTELILLGFEKWGETVPEYLVGDFAFIVWDEREQKLFGARDFSGSRTLYYNYANHQFSFCTTIRPILGLPYIKIELNEQWLAEFLAITTVIDTVDASLTPYKSIYQVPPAHSITVHKGSIKMKKYCSLRTGKKLKLKSDGDYIEAFHEVFSKAVKSRLRTHKHVGAQLSGGLDSGITASYAAKLLKKQNRQLYTFSYVPPADFEDYTPGNLMPDETEFIKKTASYIGGVNAHISDFEGEDPYSVIDEFLETLEMPYKFFENSFWIKGIFEAAHNEGAGVLLNGGRGNLTVSWGSAPDFYAVLLKRLRWIKLFQELDQYSKIAGGARLRRVPSIVKLALPSFHGLSGKAESPLPSLINPAFAARTNIYEKLKDYGLDETGWFASQDIYRHKRNHFEEVFHWNASSTVSSKLSLQHKLWKRDPTNDLRVVKFCLSLPENQYVQNGMDRALIRRAAKDLLPDEIRLNQRIRGVQGADWVHRMKGEWQALLFEARRIVSDPLTKEFINTKRLREAINNTSDTPKSENAVNPDCRFLMRSVVVHRFLKKFT, encoded by the coding sequence ATGAGTGCGATTGCTGGCATTTTTCGGGAGGACGAGTCTTATATTAACCCCGAGTATACAAGCATATTGTTAAATGGCTTACAGAGTTACCAGGTAGATGATATTCAGTCTTGGCACAAGAATAATATGTTCTTGGGGAGTATCAGACAATGGATTACACCCGAATCTATTGGCGAGCAGGACCCGCATTATGATCCTCAACGGAAGTTAGCTGTTACTGCCGATGCTATTATTGATAATCGGGAAGAGCTCTTTAACAGATTGCAAATTCCATTAAGAAGCCGGGATGAGACCTCAGATACAGAGCTCATTTTATTAGGCTTCGAAAAATGGGGTGAAACAGTTCCTGAATATCTGGTCGGTGATTTTGCATTTATAGTTTGGGATGAAAGAGAGCAAAAACTGTTTGGAGCAAGGGACTTTTCCGGAAGCCGGACGCTTTACTATAACTACGCTAATCATCAATTCTCTTTTTGCACAACGATAAGGCCTATACTGGGTCTTCCGTATATTAAAATAGAACTTAATGAACAATGGCTGGCTGAATTTTTAGCCATAACAACAGTGATTGATACAGTTGATGCCTCCCTCACTCCGTATAAGAGTATTTATCAGGTCCCGCCTGCCCACAGCATAACTGTTCATAAAGGAAGTATAAAAATGAAGAAATACTGCAGCTTGCGGACGGGTAAAAAGCTGAAATTAAAGTCAGATGGTGACTATATTGAAGCCTTTCATGAAGTTTTCAGTAAAGCAGTAAAATCCAGGCTGAGAACCCATAAACATGTTGGGGCACAGCTTAGCGGGGGGCTTGATTCTGGTATTACAGCAAGTTATGCGGCAAAACTGTTAAAAAAGCAGAATAGGCAGTTGTATACATTCAGTTATGTTCCGCCGGCAGATTTTGAAGATTATACGCCCGGAAACTTAATGCCTGATGAAACGGAATTTATTAAAAAAACAGCATCATACATAGGAGGTGTAAACGCTCATATTTCAGACTTTGAAGGCGAGGATCCCTATTCAGTTATCGATGAGTTTTTGGAAACCCTTGAAATGCCATATAAGTTTTTTGAGAACTCCTTCTGGATAAAAGGAATCTTTGAAGCCGCACATAATGAAGGGGCAGGTGTCCTTCTAAACGGCGGGAGGGGTAATTTAACTGTATCCTGGGGATCTGCACCTGATTTTTATGCCGTTCTGTTAAAGAGGCTTAGATGGATAAAGCTTTTCCAGGAGCTTGATCAGTATTCAAAAATAGCAGGCGGTGCCAGGCTCAGGCGAGTACCATCGATAGTAAAACTAGCTTTGCCATCATTTCACGGTTTATCCGGGAAAGCTGAGAGTCCGCTTCCCTCATTAATAAACCCTGCCTTTGCAGCCAGAACGAATATTTACGAAAAGTTAAAGGATTATGGTTTAGACGAAACTGGCTGGTTCGCTAGCCAGGATATATACAGGCATAAAAGAAACCATTTTGAAGAGGTGTTCCATTGGAATGCAAGCAGCACAGTTTCTTCAAAGCTGTCGCTCCAACATAAGCTGTGGAAAAGAGACCCTACAAATGATCTTCGGGTAGTAAAGTTTTGTTTGTCACTACCTGAAAATCAATATGTCCAAAATGGGATGGACAGAGCCCTTATCCGAAGAGCTGCAAAGGATTTGCTGCCTGACGAAATTCGACTCAATCAAAGAATACGAGGTGTCCAGGGAGCTGACTGGGTGCACAGAATGAAGGGCGAATGGCAGGCACTTTTATTTGAAGCGAGGAGAATTGTGTCAGATCCATTAACAAAAGAATTTATCAACACGAAAAGATTAAGGGAGGCAATAAACAATACTTCTGATACACCAAAATCCGAGAATGCTGTCAATCCAGACTGCAGATTTTTAATGCGCAGTGTGGTTGTTCACAGATTCTTAAAGAAATTTACTTGA
- a CDS encoding NAD(P)-dependent oxidoreductase: protein MNQKITRVGIAGTGLIGKGIAVEVVKQADLELAKVLTRRDINTMNDYPFSEVLTNSIEEFIASCDLIVECSGDVLYGTEVIDRAIKASLPVVTMNAELQVTTGSYFAKRGFITEAEGDQPGCLATLHENVIQMGFKPLVYGNIKGFLNLDPTQEDMEFWSNKNGLRIDMTTSFTDGTKVQIEQALVANGLGAGIAVDGLLSPSSDDLNAIGEELAEEAARLGYPICEYVVAPKAPPGVFITATHEPRQKDALRYFKMGEGPYYTILQNYHFCHLEVVKTIRRVINGGGVLLNNGENPSVSVAAIAKRTLKPGEEIKKGIGSFQVRGEAVKLTTDNNHVPIGILVNAVMKRQVEEGEIITFDDVEIPESLALIACLETINRQPVS from the coding sequence ATGAACCAAAAAATTACCAGAGTGGGTATTGCAGGAACTGGTTTAATCGGTAAAGGCATAGCAGTCGAAGTGGTAAAGCAAGCAGATTTAGAACTGGCTAAAGTACTAACCCGCCGGGATATTAATACTATGAATGATTATCCTTTTTCAGAAGTTCTGACAAATTCCATAGAGGAGTTTATTGCAAGCTGCGATTTGATTGTCGAATGCAGCGGTGACGTTTTATATGGAACGGAGGTAATCGACAGAGCAATAAAAGCATCCTTGCCTGTTGTTACTATGAATGCCGAGCTGCAAGTCACCACAGGTTCTTATTTTGCTAAAAGAGGGTTTATCACTGAGGCTGAAGGGGATCAGCCAGGCTGTTTGGCCACTTTACACGAAAATGTTATTCAAATGGGCTTTAAACCATTAGTTTATGGAAATATAAAAGGCTTTCTTAACCTGGACCCTACACAGGAAGACATGGAATTTTGGTCCAATAAAAATGGATTACGGATCGATATGACTACTTCTTTTACAGATGGAACTAAAGTACAAATAGAGCAGGCATTAGTTGCCAATGGTCTGGGAGCTGGAATCGCTGTCGATGGTCTTTTATCCCCCAGCTCTGACGATTTAAACGCAATTGGGGAAGAATTGGCCGAAGAGGCAGCCCGTTTAGGTTATCCTATTTGTGAATATGTAGTTGCACCAAAAGCCCCGCCAGGTGTATTTATAACAGCTACGCATGAACCAAGGCAGAAGGATGCATTGCGTTACTTTAAAATGGGAGAAGGTCCATACTATACAATCTTACAAAACTACCATTTTTGCCATTTAGAAGTGGTGAAAACGATTAGAAGAGTCATTAACGGAGGAGGAGTACTTTTAAATAATGGAGAAAATCCTTCTGTCAGTGTCGCCGCAATTGCTAAAAGAACGCTAAAACCTGGAGAGGAGATTAAAAAGGGGATAGGGAGCTTCCAGGTAAGAGGGGAAGCAGTTAAATTAACGACAGATAACAACCATGTACCTATTGGCATACTTGTTAATGCCGTTATGAAGAGACAAGTCGAAGAAGGGGAAATAATCACTTTTGACGATGTAGAAATTCCGGAAAGCCTTGCTTTGATCGCTTGTCTGGAAACTATTAACCGGCAGCCAGTCAGTTAA
- the rfbC gene encoding dTDP-4-dehydrorhamnose 3,5-epimerase, with amino-acid sequence MNVTNTIFEEVKVITPSVFQDERGFFMETYNYMGLKNYGIENTFVQDNHSLSVERGTIRGLHYQLKPMSQGKLVRVIKGAVFDVVVDIRRESPDFGRWFGIELSENNKKQLLVPKGFAHGFCTLEPNTEVVYKVDEYYSPELDRGIMWNDPKIGITWPTTDPVLSEKDKNHHALSSAEVFQI; translated from the coding sequence TTGAACGTTACTAATACAATATTTGAAGAAGTTAAAGTGATAACGCCGAGTGTCTTTCAGGACGAACGGGGTTTTTTTATGGAAACTTACAATTACATGGGATTAAAAAACTATGGAATAGAAAATACTTTTGTACAGGATAACCATTCTTTATCTGTTGAGAGAGGAACAATCCGTGGTTTGCATTACCAGTTAAAACCCATGTCCCAGGGTAAATTAGTCAGGGTAATAAAGGGAGCGGTTTTTGATGTAGTAGTTGATATTAGAAGAGAATCTCCTGACTTTGGCAGGTGGTTTGGTATTGAACTAAGCGAAAATAATAAGAAGCAGCTACTCGTACCTAAAGGATTTGCTCACGGTTTCTGTACTCTTGAACCAAATACCGAGGTTGTTTATAAGGTTGATGAATACTACTCCCCAGAGTTAGACAGGGGAATTATGTGGAATGATCCAAAAATTGGGATTACCTGGCCGACGACAGATCCGGTTTTATCAGAAAAAGACAAGAATCACCATGCTCTTAGCAGTGCAGAGGTCTTTCAAATATAG
- the rfbB gene encoding dTDP-glucose 4,6-dehydratase: protein MIILITGGAGFIGSNFVRYMLNKYSEYKIINLDKLTYAGNLENLTSIKENPNYWFVQGDIIDRGLINSLIKEHTPDALINFAAESHVDRSIEEPDIFIKTNVLGTQTLLHASLQNNVKRFVQISTDEVYGSLGEDGYFTEETPLAPNSPYSASKAAADLLVKSYFETYKMHVNITRCSNNYGPFHFPEKLIPLMVTNALDDKELPVYGDGLHVRDWLHVEDHCRAIDLVLHNGEAGEVYNIGGHNEKKNMDIVKEILRYLNKPETLIKYVEDRKGHDRRYAIDASKIKSQLGWEPFYIFDNGLEETIEWYVNNRQWWEKLRTVKL from the coding sequence ATGATTATTCTAATTACAGGCGGAGCAGGCTTTATTGGAAGTAATTTCGTAAGATACATGCTAAATAAATATTCTGAATATAAAATAATTAATCTTGATAAATTGACTTATGCAGGAAACCTTGAAAATTTAACAAGTATAAAAGAGAACCCAAATTACTGGTTTGTTCAAGGGGATATCATAGACCGAGGTCTTATTAACTCTTTAATTAAAGAGCATACTCCCGATGCACTAATCAATTTCGCAGCTGAATCCCATGTTGACAGAAGCATAGAGGAACCAGATATTTTCATAAAAACAAATGTACTGGGAACTCAGACGCTGCTACACGCTTCACTGCAAAACAATGTAAAGAGATTCGTGCAAATCTCAACGGATGAAGTATACGGCAGTCTTGGTGAGGACGGCTACTTCACCGAGGAAACACCATTGGCCCCTAACAGTCCATATTCAGCCAGTAAAGCGGCTGCTGATCTATTAGTTAAGTCTTATTTTGAAACTTATAAAATGCACGTAAATATTACCCGATGTTCAAATAACTACGGCCCTTTCCATTTTCCGGAGAAACTGATCCCTTTAATGGTTACTAATGCCTTGGATGACAAAGAGCTTCCTGTTTATGGGGATGGCCTGCATGTCAGGGACTGGCTCCATGTAGAAGATCATTGCCGCGCCATTGATTTGGTGCTTCATAATGGAGAGGCTGGGGAAGTATACAATATTGGCGGACATAACGAAAAGAAAAATATGGACATTGTAAAAGAAATATTGAGGTATCTAAATAAACCGGAAACACTAATAAAATATGTTGAAGACAGAAAAGGACATGACCGCAGATATGCGATTGATGCGTCGAAAATAAAAAGCCAATTAGGATGGGAGCCATTCTACATTTTTGATAATGGGCTGGAAGAAACGATTGAGTGGTATGTGAACAACAGGCAGTGGTGGGAAAAATTAAGAACAGTTAAACTATAG
- the rfbA gene encoding glucose-1-phosphate thymidylyltransferase RfbA — MKGIILAGGSGTRLYPLTRSISKQLLPVYDKPMIYYPISVLMLAGIKEILIISTPEDTPRFQQLLGDGKEFGISLSYSVQEEPNGLAEAFIIGESFIGTDNVALILGDNIFYGHEFTRQLERIASKPAGATIFGYNVKDPERFGVVEFNEKGHVLSIEEKPENPRSNYAITGLYFFDNKVINFAKNVQPSARGELEITDILNAYLLNGQLTVELLGRGFAWLDTGTHESLLEASQFIEIIEKRQRQKVACLEEISFNKGYITTSQLLDLAEPLKKSEYGQYLLRLAEEKHKTAALAVNR; from the coding sequence ATGAAAGGAATTATATTAGCAGGCGGAAGCGGTACACGGCTCTATCCATTAACACGGTCGATTTCAAAACAGCTGCTCCCTGTGTACGATAAACCGATGATATATTATCCTATTTCAGTTTTAATGCTGGCAGGAATAAAAGAAATTTTAATTATATCTACACCTGAAGATACGCCGCGCTTTCAGCAGCTTCTTGGTGATGGAAAAGAGTTTGGCATCAGCCTATCGTACTCTGTTCAGGAAGAACCAAATGGTCTGGCGGAAGCCTTCATAATTGGTGAAAGCTTTATAGGAACTGATAATGTTGCTCTGATACTCGGTGATAATATTTTTTACGGCCATGAGTTCACAAGACAGCTGGAAAGAATAGCATCTAAGCCAGCAGGTGCCACAATTTTTGGATACAATGTGAAAGATCCGGAAAGGTTTGGAGTAGTAGAATTTAATGAAAAAGGGCATGTTTTATCAATCGAAGAGAAGCCTGAAAATCCGAGGTCTAACTATGCTATTACGGGGCTTTACTTTTTTGATAATAAGGTTATTAACTTTGCTAAAAATGTCCAGCCGTCTGCAAGAGGTGAATTAGAAATAACTGATATCTTAAATGCTTATCTGTTAAATGGCCAGCTTACTGTTGAGCTCCTTGGCCGAGGTTTTGCATGGCTTGATACAGGCACACATGAATCACTTCTTGAAGCATCTCAATTTATTGAGATTATTGAAAAACGGCAGCGTCAAAAAGTTGCCTGCCTAGAGGAAATTTCTTTTAACAAAGGATATATTACTACGTCCCAGTTACTTGATTTGGCAGAGCCTTTAAAGAAAAGTGAATATGGACAATACTTGCTTCGATTAGCAGAAGAGAAACACAAAACAGCAGCACTGGCAGTAAATAGATAA
- the galE gene encoding UDP-glucose 4-epimerase GalE, which yields MQILVTGGAGYIGSHTCIQLLNSGYEAIIVDNFSNSKPEALKRVEQITGEKLKFYKTDILDQEALIKVFEENKIEAVIHFAGLKAVGESVTLPLKYYQNNIAGTLVLLEVMEAFEVDKLVFSSSATVYGEQQCVPLNEALRVQATNPYGRTKLMIEQILQDVYQSNNNWSIALLRYFNPIGAHESGLIGEDPSGIPNNLVPYITQVAVGKLSKLNVFGNDYPTYDGTGIRDYIHVMDLADGHLKALEKVLSTRGAEAYNLGTGRGFSVLEMVQAFEAEIGKRIPFEVKARRPGDIAVSYADPSKAEIELNWRAERGLAEMCRDSWNWQKHNPKGYKKITENQVTS from the coding sequence TTGCAAATACTAGTTACCGGCGGAGCAGGATACATAGGGTCCCATACTTGTATACAGTTGTTAAATTCAGGTTATGAAGCTATCATTGTCGATAATTTTTCAAACAGTAAACCCGAAGCATTAAAGAGAGTTGAGCAGATAACTGGGGAAAAACTTAAGTTTTACAAAACTGACATCCTCGACCAGGAAGCTCTAATAAAAGTCTTTGAGGAAAATAAAATTGAGGCTGTCATACACTTCGCCGGTTTAAAAGCGGTTGGAGAATCTGTCACCTTGCCACTTAAATATTATCAGAACAACATTGCAGGTACTCTTGTACTCCTGGAAGTAATGGAGGCTTTTGAAGTCGATAAGCTGGTTTTCAGTTCTTCAGCAACTGTTTATGGTGAACAGCAATGTGTTCCCTTGAATGAAGCCCTCCGGGTTCAGGCAACTAATCCATATGGGAGAACAAAATTAATGATAGAGCAGATACTCCAAGACGTTTATCAGTCAAACAATAACTGGAGTATAGCTTTGCTGAGGTATTTTAATCCAATAGGAGCGCATGAGAGCGGTTTGATCGGAGAGGATCCGAGTGGGATTCCTAATAATCTTGTTCCTTATATAACCCAGGTTGCTGTGGGGAAATTATCTAAACTTAATGTATTTGGAAATGATTACCCTACTTACGACGGTACCGGCATTAGAGATTACATCCATGTAATGGATCTTGCTGATGGGCATTTAAAAGCGCTTGAAAAAGTTTTAAGCACCAGGGGAGCTGAAGCATACAACCTTGGTACTGGCAGAGGTTTTAGTGTGCTTGAGATGGTACAGGCATTTGAAGCTGAAATTGGTAAACGAATTCCTTTCGAGGTAAAAGCCAGACGGCCAGGTGATATCGCAGTTAGCTATGCAGATCCAAGTAAAGCAGAAATTGAACTTAATTGGAGAGCGGAAAGAGGTTTAGCTGAAATGTGCAGAGACTCATGGAACTGGCAGAAGCATAATCCAAAAGGTTACAAAAAAATAACTGAAAATCAAGTAACTTCATAA
- a CDS encoding glycosyltransferase, translating into MAEISIIVPVYNLEKLLARCVESILSQTFTNFELILVNDGSTDNSGDLCDNYAALDNRVKVIHKENGGVASSRNTGLAAAKGKFIGFVDNDDFIHETMFEQLYNTAIKHSSDIVVCDFAKVKEDQNVNTKDKLKPGPVQHMNNITALHQLYTENGITFVCPWNKIYVKELFDDIKYEDGFINDDETVIHKLLYKSGKMSYINSELYFYVQRSDSQMHSAFNVKRLDMVYALKQRECFFKMKKEKELHQKALKHYLDKFFWYYQLTKSNKNVPKTEFKKLKGTFNSSLLAIFTHCDIGWKQKTMCAVFFLSPALFDLIKNKLERTVKEVKVQ; encoded by the coding sequence ATGGCTGAAATTAGTATTATAGTACCCGTATATAATTTGGAAAAGCTTTTAGCAAGATGTGTAGAATCAATACTTTCTCAAACATTCACCAATTTTGAGCTTATTTTAGTTAATGATGGTTCAACAGATAATAGCGGAGATTTATGTGACAATTATGCAGCGCTTGATAATCGAGTTAAAGTTATCCATAAAGAGAATGGAGGTGTAGCTTCTTCAAGGAATACAGGCCTGGCTGCTGCTAAAGGAAAATTTATAGGATTCGTGGATAATGATGATTTTATACATGAAACTATGTTTGAGCAATTGTATAACACTGCCATTAAGCATTCCTCCGATATAGTTGTTTGTGATTTTGCAAAAGTGAAAGAAGATCAGAATGTGAATACAAAAGATAAGCTGAAACCGGGTCCAGTACAGCATATGAACAATATAACTGCATTACATCAGTTATATACAGAAAATGGCATTACTTTTGTTTGTCCCTGGAATAAAATTTATGTGAAGGAATTATTTGATGATATAAAATACGAAGATGGATTCATTAATGATGACGAAACAGTAATACACAAGTTATTATACAAAAGTGGGAAAATGTCCTATATTAATTCTGAATTATATTTTTATGTACAAAGAAGTGACAGCCAGATGCACTCCGCATTTAACGTTAAAAGACTAGATATGGTCTATGCACTTAAACAAAGAGAATGCTTCTTTAAAATGAAGAAAGAGAAGGAGTTACATCAGAAAGCATTAAAACATTATTTGGATAAATTCTTCTGGTATTACCAATTAACCAAGAGTAATAAAAACGTACCAAAAACCGAGTTTAAAAAGCTAAAAGGCACATTTAACAGTAGTTTACTAGCTATTTTTACACATTGTGATATAGGTTGGAAACAAAAAACAATGTGTGCTGTCTTCTTCTTAAGCCCAGCATTATTTGATCTGATTAAAAATAAGTTAGAAAGAACTGTAAAGGAAGTTAAAGTCCAATAA
- a CDS encoding acyltransferase family protein: MKKPHLIKEIFWLRCFACLAVTLLHAIHHGQQVYIDTTKIHTVSYLLYISVLFGVPVFVYITEFLLSKNYPHKVPDEFFRKRLKVLLLPYLFMNTVYAFINLETWVIQDFIIRLSQNVFLGLSSIYFILIIFQFYILHILFSKYLNQISAKVVLPIAFLINFLYLSIFNFVEPPKNYLTDYIWNTGYWLPFIGWIFYFVLGYYSAKNYKTILNIMQSKRVTLFIGLLLFTIISLIVLLLMNRHFLLDYNSKRVGMLLYATSIIALITYLSTCFKKVPKIVTIISNYSFTIFLMNWFYLTLLSYIQPPAFLNILSYSILMFIVTILLCIATGYIFNQIKFGKYLVGQVRTYRNDNNIRKEKIGRVI; encoded by the coding sequence ATGAAAAAACCACACTTAATAAAAGAAATTTTTTGGTTGAGATGCTTTGCTTGCTTAGCTGTAACGTTATTGCATGCAATACACCATGGACAACAAGTATATATTGATACTACCAAAATTCATACCGTAAGTTATCTACTATATATATCTGTCCTTTTCGGTGTACCTGTATTTGTTTATATTACTGAATTTTTATTGTCAAAAAACTACCCACATAAAGTTCCTGATGAATTTTTCAGAAAAAGATTAAAAGTATTATTATTACCCTATTTATTTATGAATACGGTTTATGCTTTCATCAATTTAGAAACATGGGTAATACAAGATTTTATTATAAGATTATCCCAAAATGTCTTTCTTGGTTTATCTTCTATTTACTTTATCTTAATAATTTTTCAATTTTATATATTACACATCCTGTTTAGTAAGTATCTTAATCAAATCTCGGCTAAAGTGGTTTTACCTATTGCATTTTTAATTAACTTTTTATATTTATCAATATTTAATTTTGTGGAACCACCAAAAAATTATTTGACAGATTACATATGGAATACTGGGTACTGGTTACCGTTTATAGGATGGATTTTCTACTTTGTATTAGGGTATTATAGCGCGAAAAATTATAAGACTATATTAAATATAATGCAGTCTAAAAGAGTTACTTTATTTATTGGATTATTACTTTTTACAATTATTTCTTTAATTGTTTTATTACTAATGAATAGACACTTCTTACTCGATTATAATTCTAAAAGGGTAGGTATGCTGTTATATGCTACTTCAATCATAGCCCTGATAACATACTTATCTACATGTTTTAAAAAGGTGCCTAAAATTGTAACGATTATCAGTAATTATTCATTTACAATATTTTTGATGAATTGGTTTTATCTAACACTACTAAGTTATATACAACCACCAGCATTTTTAAATATACTATCGTACTCAATTTTAATGTTTATTGTCACAATACTATTATGTATAGCAACAGGGTATATTTTTAATCAAATTAAATTTGGGAAGTATCTTGTAGGACAAGTAAGAACATATAGAAACGATAATAATATTAGAAAAGAAAAAATTGGGCGAGTTATTTAA
- a CDS encoding polysaccharide deacetylase family protein, which produces MIPAMSRLKKEYYDWRTWNYFYRNIKKQPNIAPKTISRPVPYLKKPGIAFSFDDSFRVNDWYKYGKNMFGFYDVKVTFNVNAFHHYEDNREHSQKEIDMLLDLQANGHEIAHHGYNHKNAVEYSDQMGLNQWIEDEIISLFDWLEKQSHSSTGEKFKKPVTFAFPYFSFNEQILTELVPKYFKIARGHFFNGQYLTPAEHSGFGPSICIDSHYLSNPKNIAKVINFVKETNYNLILTCHSILPDEVNWGEYGWPMDEHAKRWRTSPKVIKSIINEVRKNDLAFYTTSELAGVATFIDQNFERYVRKLLSKDPNEWILITELSSIKKLDLSGRNISNLDGIHYFPELEKINISNNNITDYRLLKNINSEIKVIL; this is translated from the coding sequence ATGATACCAGCAATGAGCCGATTAAAAAAGGAATATTATGACTGGAGAACATGGAATTATTTTTATCGAAATATAAAAAAACAACCGAATATTGCTCCGAAGACAATTTCCAGGCCGGTACCATATCTTAAAAAGCCTGGAATTGCTTTTTCCTTTGATGACAGTTTCCGGGTAAACGATTGGTATAAATATGGAAAAAATATGTTTGGATTTTATGATGTGAAAGTAACATTTAACGTCAATGCGTTTCACCATTATGAAGATAACAGAGAGCATAGCCAAAAAGAGATTGATATGCTTCTTGATTTACAGGCAAATGGTCACGAAATTGCCCATCATGGGTACAACCATAAAAATGCAGTTGAGTATTCGGATCAGATGGGGTTAAATCAGTGGATTGAAGATGAGATAATCTCGTTGTTTGATTGGCTTGAGAAGCAATCACATTCAAGTACGGGTGAAAAGTTTAAAAAACCTGTTACTTTTGCATTTCCGTATTTTTCGTTTAACGAACAAATTTTAACTGAATTAGTACCAAAATATTTTAAAATTGCCAGGGGGCATTTTTTTAATGGGCAATATTTAACTCCGGCAGAACATTCTGGTTTTGGACCGTCTATATGTATCGACAGCCATTATTTATCTAACCCCAAGAATATAGCTAAAGTCATAAATTTTGTAAAAGAGACTAATTATAACTTGATTTTGACTTGCCATTCTATTTTACCCGATGAGGTTAATTGGGGTGAATATGGCTGGCCAATGGATGAACATGCAAAAAGATGGAGAACTTCACCTAAAGTTATTAAATCTATTATTAATGAGGTTAGAAAAAATGACCTTGCGTTTTATACAACTTCCGAGCTTGCAGGCGTGGCAACTTTTATCGATCAAAATTTTGAAAGGTATGTGAGGAAACTGTTGTCAAAGGATCCTAATGAATGGATATTAATAACTGAGTTAAGTTCTATTAAGAAGCTGGACTTAAGTGGACGAAATATATCAAACTTGGATGGTATACACTATTTCCCCGAACTGGAAAAAATAAATATAAGTAATAATAATATAACGGATTATAGATTATTAAAAAATATTAACTCAGAAATTAAAGTCATCCTTTAA